A region of Campylobacter suis DNA encodes the following proteins:
- the nrfH gene encoding cytochrome c nitrite reductase small subunit has protein sequence MKIVDEAKKQPGFLAVLILIISVGVVLGHGIYTFVYAKGFSYMSDDPAACKNCHVMNQVYESWERGGHQHVATCNDCHVPHDFIGKWLMKAESGFGHSYAFTAKDNPVPFTANAKSKRVIQNNCIECHGDYAAPSVHAKQAGGSDAQNESLSCASCHRQVGHAHNY, from the coding sequence TTGAAAATCGTAGACGAAGCTAAAAAGCAACCTGGTTTCTTAGCCGTTCTGATACTTATCATAAGTGTTGGCGTTGTTTTAGGTCACGGTATTTATACATTCGTATATGCAAAAGGTTTTTCATATATGAGCGATGATCCCGCAGCCTGTAAAAACTGCCATGTTATGAATCAAGTCTATGAGAGCTGGGAACGAGGCGGACACCAACATGTTGCGACCTGTAACGACTGTCATGTCCCGCATGATTTCATAGGCAAGTGGCTTATGAAGGCCGAAAGTGGTTTTGGTCACAGTTACGCCTTTACAGCAAAGGACAACCCCGTTCCATTTACTGCAAATGCTAAAAGTAAACGAGTTATTCAAAACAATTGTATAGAGTGCCACGGTGATTACGCAGCACCGTCAGTACATGCTAAGCAAGCAGGTGGCTCGGATGCCCAAAATGAATCCCTAAGTTGTGCCTCTTGCCATAGACAAGTGGGACACGCACATAACTACTAA
- the galE gene encoding UDP-glucose 4-epimerase GalE: MNILVTGGAGYIGSHVVKALLESGEHNITVIDNFSKGSQKALDTLKNFGKFNFINISLEDDLSEVFRSGKFDAIIHFAAFIEVFESTQNPVKYYLNNTANVARVLGFCHKYGVNKFIFSSTAAVYGEPDVPSVDENSKTAPINPYGHSKLMSEQIIRDYAAANENFRFAILRYFNVAGASIDGAIGQNYPNATHLIKVAVQTALKKREKMGIYGDDYATKDGTCVRDYIHVCDLANAHISALNYICENKSEIFNVGYGRGFSVKEVIDVAKRVSGVNFNVENQPRRDGDPAILIANSTKLRNLTDWTPKFDDLDLIIKTALEWERKI, encoded by the coding sequence ATGAATATTTTAGTAACAGGGGGCGCTGGATATATCGGTAGTCATGTGGTAAAAGCGCTTTTAGAAAGTGGCGAGCATAATATCACTGTTATTGATAACTTTAGTAAAGGGAGTCAAAAAGCGCTTGATACGCTTAAAAATTTTGGTAAGTTTAATTTTATAAATATAAGCCTTGAGGATGATTTAAGCGAGGTTTTTAGAAGTGGAAAATTTGATGCTATTATCCATTTTGCAGCATTTATAGAGGTTTTTGAAAGTACGCAAAATCCTGTGAAATACTATCTAAATAATACCGCAAATGTTGCTAGAGTACTTGGTTTTTGTCATAAATACGGAGTAAATAAATTTATCTTTAGCTCAACTGCTGCGGTTTATGGTGAGCCAGATGTGCCAAGCGTCGATGAAAATAGCAAAACCGCTCCGATAAATCCATACGGGCACTCAAAGCTCATGAGTGAGCAGATCATTCGTGATTATGCTGCGGCAAATGAAAATTTTAGATTTGCCATACTTCGTTACTTTAATGTCGCTGGAGCAAGCATTGATGGAGCTATCGGGCAAAACTATCCAAATGCAACACATCTTATAAAAGTAGCCGTTCAAACAGCGCTTAAAAAGCGTGAGAAAATGGGAATTTATGGAGATGATTACGCTACTAAAGATGGCACTTGTGTGCGTGATTATATCCATGTATGTGACCTTGCAAATGCTCATATTTCGGCACTAAACTACATTTGTGAAAATAAAAGTGAAATTTTTAATGTAGGATATGGCAGGGGTTTTTCTGTTAAAGAGGTTATTGATGTTGCAAAGCGTGTTAGTGGAGTAAACTTTAATGTAGAAAATCAGCCAAGAAGAGATGGGGATCCAGCGATACTTATCGCAAATTCAACAAAATTACGAAATTTAACTGACTGGACACCAAAATTTGACGATCTTGATTTGATTATTAAAACCGCACTTGAGTGGGAGAGAAAAATTTAA
- a CDS encoding nucleotide sugar dehydrogenase has protein sequence MKNTNIAIIGLGYVGLPLAVAFSKKYKVVGFDINKQRISELKSGLDRTLELEKVQVIEAIENGIIFTTNLDDIKDANFFIITVPTPIDKSKRPNLHPLINASMSVSQVLKKGDIVVYESTVYPGVTEEICVPVLEESGLKFNEDFFCGYSPERINPGDKEHTVTKILKITSGSTPKTADIVDKIYGSIITAGTYKASSIKVAEAAKVIENTQRDINIAFINELAMIFARLNIDTNKVLAAAGTKWNFLKFKPGLVGGHCIGVDPYYLTHKAQEVGHYPEMILASRRINENMGRHVASEVVKLMIKRGVQVSGAKVLVLGITFKENCPDIRNSRVIDAVNELLEFGCVVDVSDPLADEIEVLHEYGIKLVKSYESSEYACVVIAVAHDEFRLLEFKNTLVYDIKNIYPNADARL, from the coding sequence GTGAAAAATACAAATATCGCAATTATCGGTCTTGGCTATGTTGGACTTCCTCTTGCCGTAGCTTTTAGCAAAAAGTATAAAGTCGTAGGTTTTGATATAAACAAGCAGCGAATTAGTGAGCTTAAAAGCGGACTAGACCGTACTTTAGAGCTTGAGAAGGTGCAAGTTATTGAGGCTATTGAAAATGGGATAATTTTTACTACGAATCTTGATGACATAAAAGATGCAAATTTTTTTATCATCACCGTTCCAACACCCATAGATAAAAGTAAACGCCCAAATTTACACCCGCTCATAAATGCAAGCATGAGTGTATCACAAGTGCTTAAAAAGGGCGATATAGTGGTTTATGAAAGTACTGTTTATCCAGGTGTGACAGAGGAAATTTGTGTGCCTGTTTTGGAAGAAAGTGGGCTAAAATTTAATGAGGATTTTTTCTGTGGTTACTCTCCAGAGCGTATAAATCCAGGCGATAAAGAGCATACAGTAACAAAAATTTTAAAAATAACTAGCGGCTCAACACCAAAAACCGCCGACATCGTGGATAAAATTTATGGCTCTATCATTACAGCTGGAACCTACAAGGCAAGCTCTATAAAGGTCGCAGAGGCTGCAAAGGTGATAGAAAACACTCAGCGCGATATAAATATAGCCTTTATAAATGAGCTTGCGATGATATTTGCAAGGCTAAATATAGATACAAATAAAGTTTTAGCTGCGGCTGGAACAAAGTGGAATTTTTTAAAATTTAAGCCTGGACTTGTTGGTGGGCATTGTATAGGCGTAGATCCTTACTATCTTACCCACAAGGCGCAAGAGGTTGGGCACTATCCTGAGATGATACTAGCTAGCCGTCGTATTAATGAAAACATGGGGCGGCATGTAGCTTCTGAAGTTGTAAAACTTATGATAAAGCGTGGTGTGCAAGTAAGTGGAGCAAAGGTGCTTGTGCTTGGGATAACATTTAAAGAAAACTGCCCAGATATACGCAACTCCCGTGTGATAGACGCTGTAAATGAGCTTTTGGAGTTTGGCTGTGTTGTTGATGTGAGTGATCCTTTGGCTGATGAGATCGAGGTTTTACATGAGTATGGCATAAAGCTTGTAAAAAGCTATGAGTCTAGTGAATATGCCTGTGTTGTTATAGCTGTTGCACATGATGAGTTTAGGTTGCTTGAGTTTAAAAATACACTTGTTTATGATATAAAAAACATATATCCAAATGCTGATGCGAGGCTTTGA
- a CDS encoding MATE family efflux transporter codes for MIINLISSIVVFIVSMGINFVLTPFILKSLGNEAYGFVGLSNAIVTYAAVITVAINSVSGRFVALEWHKDDKPKANAYYSSVLVVNIFFSVLIVVLSAIFILNLDFFLNVPEHLKYDVTLTFIFYFINFCVGLFNGVITVCAFVRNKLYLLSIRNAISSALLAAIIVFLFYFFKPMIAYIAIAALISSFFVLFSTIYMSSRITPELKFSLKNFKFKMIKELLSSGVWNSLNALNNILLTGMDLFICNIFLGANLTGILSVAKAAPIILESFCVQLSSIFAPKFVELYSKGNITALVAEAKFAMKVVAYVMSAPAAVFVAFGREFYTLWLPFKSADEIVLIYNLSMISLVPVIFISYVYALFNLDGTTNKLSRPAIAHTILGFSTVLVQILVLKFTDYGIYGMVVSGAVLYSMRILGFDLINAALNLEVKLTTFYGVYFKNLALFVIVCALFLMLRNFISITNWTEFLLVCMGLLAFGYVLNLFLIFNRFEQGVVVKKMLAKIKRKI; via the coding sequence TTGATTATAAATTTAATAAGCTCTATCGTAGTTTTTATAGTCTCGATGGGTATAAATTTTGTCCTTACGCCATTTATCTTAAAATCACTTGGCAACGAAGCTTACGGCTTTGTCGGACTTAGCAACGCTATCGTGACATATGCTGCGGTCATTACAGTTGCGATAAACTCTGTTAGTGGGAGATTTGTAGCACTTGAGTGGCATAAAGACGATAAGCCAAAAGCCAACGCATACTACTCATCGGTTCTTGTTGTAAATATCTTTTTTTCAGTACTTATTGTTGTTTTAAGTGCTATTTTTATTTTAAATTTGGACTTTTTTTTAAATGTGCCAGAGCACTTAAAATACGATGTTACGCTTACTTTTATATTTTATTTTATAAATTTTTGCGTAGGACTTTTTAACGGCGTTATCACAGTTTGTGCTTTTGTGCGAAACAAGCTTTACTTGCTAAGTATCCGCAATGCCATCTCAAGCGCGCTACTTGCTGCTATCATAGTGTTTTTGTTTTACTTTTTTAAGCCCATGATAGCATACATTGCCATAGCAGCTCTTATATCTAGCTTTTTTGTGCTTTTTAGCACGATATATATGAGCTCTCGCATTACTCCGGAACTTAAATTTTCTCTAAAAAATTTCAAATTTAAGATGATAAAAGAGCTTTTAAGTTCAGGTGTTTGGAACAGTTTAAATGCTCTAAATAACATACTTCTAACAGGCATGGATCTGTTTATATGTAATATCTTTCTTGGTGCAAATTTAACAGGCATTTTGTCTGTCGCTAAAGCCGCACCTATCATTTTAGAGAGCTTTTGTGTTCAGCTTAGTAGTATTTTCGCACCAAAATTTGTTGAGCTTTATTCAAAAGGTAACATCACTGCACTTGTTGCTGAGGCAAAATTTGCGATGAAGGTTGTGGCTTATGTTATGAGTGCGCCAGCTGCGGTTTTTGTGGCATTTGGGCGTGAGTTTTATACACTTTGGCTGCCATTTAAGAGCGCTGATGAGATAGTGCTTATTTACAACCTTAGCATGATCTCTCTTGTGCCAGTTATATTTATAAGTTATGTGTATGCACTTTTTAACCTTGATGGCACAACAAATAAGCTTTCTCGTCCAGCTATTGCGCACACTATACTTGGCTTTAGCACGGTTTTGGTGCAAATTTTGGTATTAAAATTTACAGATTATGGGATTTATGGTATGGTTGTGTCTGGTGCAGTGCTTTATAGTATGCGAATTTTAGGTTTTGACCTTATAAATGCAGCACTAAATTTAGAGGTAAAACTTACGACATTTTATGGGGTTTATTTTAAAAATTTAGCCCTTTTTGTTATTGTTTGCGCATTGTTTTTGATGTTAAGAAATTTTATTAGTATAACTAATTGGACTGAGTTTTTGCTAGTTTGTATGGGGCTTTTGGCTTTTGGTTATGTTTTAAATCTTTTTTTGATATTTAACCGCTTTGAGCAAGGTGTTGTGGTTAAAAAAATGCTTGCAAAGATAAAAAGGAAAATTTGA
- a CDS encoding glycosyltransferase family 25 protein — protein MDYPVFLISLASDELRRQSLKERFASYDKFNLINAVDGRSMLAKEYFSLARSSLQKHGKLLSPGEVGCTLSHMKAYEEFLKSGAKLGLIIEDDVMGDDECVKLAFKMAGKMPEDAILHCGCQDWFEGRFSLFAKKILASDKILLQDKDTSLFCIPDYSRKAIWSTAAYVVTRQSAESLLNTQKHTLCVSDHWDFLLGENDLKMYFCDIFSHPQIGTTDSNIESERSVSAYKPSLKARIDSLKFLFYSRFDYYLRGYERVFKAKA, from the coding sequence ATGGACTACCCAGTTTTTTTAATCTCGCTTGCAAGCGATGAGTTGCGTAGACAATCACTAAAAGAGCGTTTTGCTAGTTATGATAAATTTAACCTAATAAATGCCGTTGATGGACGAAGCATGCTTGCAAAAGAGTATTTTTCACTAGCAAGATCGTCTTTGCAAAAGCATGGCAAGTTGCTTAGTCCTGGCGAGGTTGGCTGCACGCTTTCACACATGAAGGCTTACGAGGAATTTTTAAAAAGTGGGGCAAAGCTTGGACTTATCATTGAAGATGATGTTATGGGTGATGATGAGTGTGTGAAGCTAGCTTTTAAAATGGCAGGCAAAATGCCTGAAGATGCGATACTTCACTGTGGCTGTCAGGACTGGTTTGAGGGTCGTTTTAGCCTTTTTGCAAAGAAAATTTTAGCTAGTGATAAAATTTTACTACAAGATAAAGACACAAGCCTATTTTGCATACCTGACTACTCACGAAAAGCCATTTGGAGCACTGCTGCTTATGTTGTAACAAGACAAAGTGCAGAGTCTTTACTAAATACCCAAAAGCACACACTTTGCGTAAGTGATCACTGGGACTTTTTGCTTGGAGAGAATGATTTAAAGATGTATTTTTGTGATATTTTTTCACATCCTCAAATAGGCACAACTGACTCAAATATCGAGTCTGAACGAAGCGTAAGTGCATATAAGCCAAGCTTAAAAGCTCGTATAGATAGTTTGAAATTTCTTTTTTACTCTCGTTTTGACTACTATTTGAGGGGTTATGAGCGAGTTTTTAAGGCAAAAGCATGA
- a CDS encoding glycosyltransferase family 2 protein, giving the protein MKPLVSIVIATFNRPQLLKKALNSAILQDYENLQIIVTDDGDGDVAAQICSDFNDARVTFVKNTIHAKSPNGNKNNGFDNAKGEFICLLDDDDEFFSDSAISECMEILEQGYECVFADCLVEIDGICTHQISGQSPYEKDGAMSKVDYHCGRITGEFFKLFSRKFIEDFRFDERSFGGENELYIRFFEGRVYYLKKPLYLYRIERADSATKNAAKHALKVAHAYLKTVNLTKEIASVHAPEFLALQYKMAAYYAKMGGDYALSFSCLIKSLRMKFNKEALVLLALFILPNSALSWLSGFRVKIKQRFGI; this is encoded by the coding sequence ATGAAGCCACTTGTAAGCATAGTTATAGCTACTTTTAACCGCCCCCAACTGCTCAAAAAGGCTCTAAACTCAGCTATTTTGCAAGATTATGAAAATTTACAGATCATAGTTACTGATGATGGAGATGGCGATGTTGCAGCTCAAATTTGCTCTGATTTTAATGACGCAAGGGTAACATTTGTAAAAAATACTATACACGCAAAAAGCCCAAATGGTAATAAAAATAACGGCTTTGATAACGCTAAAGGCGAGTTTATATGCTTGCTTGATGATGATGATGAGTTTTTTTCTGATAGCGCTATAAGCGAGTGTATGGAAATTTTAGAGCAAGGCTATGAGTGCGTTTTTGCTGATTGTTTAGTAGAGATAGATGGTATTTGTACGCATCAAATTTCAGGACAAAGCCCATATGAAAAAGATGGCGCGATGAGTAAGGTCGATTATCACTGTGGGCGTATAACGGGCGAGTTTTTTAAGCTTTTTTCGCGAAAATTTATTGAGGATTTTCGTTTTGATGAGCGTAGTTTTGGTGGCGAAAACGAGCTTTATATTCGCTTTTTTGAGGGAAGAGTGTATTATCTTAAAAAACCACTCTATCTTTATAGGATAGAGCGCGCTGATAGCGCTACTAAAAATGCTGCAAAACACGCACTCAAGGTTGCTCATGCTTATTTAAAGACGGTAAATTTGACAAAAGAGATAGCAAGCGTTCATGCACCTGAGTTTTTGGCGTTGCAGTATAAAATGGCTGCGTATTATGCAAAAATGGGCGGAGATTACGCTCTTTCGTTTAGCTGTTTGATAAAAAGTCTAAGGATGAAATTTAATAAAGAAGCGCTTGTTTTACTAGCTCTTTTTATACTTCCAAATAGCGCATTATCATGGCTTTCTGGCTTTAGGGTAAAGATAAAGCAAAGGTTTGGAATATGA
- a CDS encoding glycosyltransferase, with product MKVLFVISTLRMGGAERVCALLASKFSQDHNVCLVKFDNEEPFYKLDDKVKLKCLNHGANELGVMGNLKKRVGKILELRKIIKDAKFDAIISFLDSTNLLVLGANIGLKTPVIISEHTSYMMPKAAIFDWLKRLMYPLSSALSVLTKADLNHYEKFCKNIKVIYNPFFSQKPQNLEIKKENLVLFVGRLIELKNCAMFVKIAANLRQSGYKFVVAGDGECLQELQNLSQELGADVEFLGNVSNISELYERAKFLFSTSKIEGLGNTLIEAIFYDCVRIATKTSGACELIKHEFDGILCDIDDVKQMSAELLQLTKDEQKCEQICNNAKLRLGEFEMDKIYADWLELLAVAGVKKDVV from the coding sequence ATGAAAGTTTTATTTGTCATATCTACGCTTAGAATGGGTGGAGCGGAGCGAGTTTGCGCACTTTTGGCTTCAAAATTTAGCCAAGATCATAATGTTTGTTTGGTAAAATTTGATAATGAAGAGCCATTTTATAAACTAGATGATAAGGTAAAACTAAAGTGTTTAAACCACGGTGCAAATGAGCTTGGAGTGATGGGAAATCTTAAAAAAAGAGTTGGTAAAATTTTAGAGCTAAGAAAAATCATAAAAGATGCTAAATTTGATGCTATTATCTCCTTTTTAGATAGTACAAATTTGCTCGTTCTTGGTGCAAATATAGGGCTAAAAACGCCCGTGATAATTAGCGAACACACAAGCTACATGATGCCAAAAGCTGCCATTTTTGACTGGCTTAAACGCCTTATGTATCCCCTATCAAGCGCTCTTAGTGTTCTTACAAAAGCAGACCTTAATCACTATGAAAAATTTTGCAAAAACATAAAGGTAATTTACAACCCATTTTTTAGCCAAAAACCTCAAAATTTAGAGATAAAAAAAGAAAATTTAGTGCTTTTTGTTGGTCGCTTAATAGAGCTTAAAAACTGCGCGATGTTTGTAAAAATAGCTGCAAATTTGCGCCAAAGTGGCTATAAATTCGTTGTTGCGGGAGACGGAGAGTGTTTGCAAGAGTTACAAAATCTATCACAAGAGCTTGGTGCAGATGTAGAGTTTTTAGGTAATGTTTCTAATATTAGCGAGCTTTATGAAAGAGCAAAATTTTTGTTTTCTACATCAAAAATAGAGGGTCTTGGTAACACTCTTATAGAGGCTATATTTTATGATTGCGTGCGAATCGCTACAAAAACAAGCGGCGCGTGCGAGCTTATAAAGCATGAGTTTGACGGGATTTTGTGTGATATTGATGATGTAAAGCAAATGAGTGCAGAGCTTTTACAGCTTACAAAAGATGAGCAAAAATGTGAGCAAATTTGTAACAATGCAAAACTAAGACTTGGTGAGTTTGAGATGGATAAAATTTATGCTGACTGGCTTGAGCTTTTGGCTGTGGCTGGCGTCAAAAAGGATGTGGTGTGA
- a CDS encoding glycosyltransferase, with translation MRVLFVIANLANGGAERVLASLSSHLGLKSEIHIAVLERDMGFYEFDKNIKFHHLSTYDGGKILSKIKKVAKIRALFKELKPDLIISFIDWTNVVCVVANLGLNFKHIATEHHANEYLASPKFRLIRDMAYHRVSGLSVLGKSDFEYYRFVKNREILHNPFALKSGQNLKKENIILSVGRLEAVKGYDIYFKALAKIDKNLLLGWKVQIAGDGSLAKELKDMAKDLGLDVQFLGHVSDIAPLYERAKIFVISSRSEGLSNVLIEAGNFGCVRVSSDTVGGLELIKNGINGILFENGNDDELASMLTEILQDSALQSKIGEQAKRDASEFSQEKIMAKWDKFIDRVMKK, from the coding sequence GTGAGAGTTTTGTTTGTTATAGCAAACCTTGCAAATGGCGGAGCGGAGCGGGTTTTGGCTTCACTTAGCTCTCATCTTGGGCTTAAAAGTGAGATTCATATAGCTGTTTTAGAGCGTGATATGGGCTTTTATGAATTTGATAAAAATATAAAATTTCATCATCTAAGCACATATGATGGTGGTAAAATTTTATCTAAGATTAAAAAAGTGGCTAAGATACGAGCGCTATTTAAAGAGCTAAAGCCTGATTTGATAATAAGCTTTATAGACTGGACAAATGTCGTATGTGTGGTGGCAAATTTAGGACTAAATTTTAAACACATAGCCACCGAGCATCACGCAAATGAGTATCTTGCAAGCCCCAAATTTCGTCTTATCCGAGATATGGCTTATCACCGTGTGAGTGGACTTAGTGTTCTTGGTAAAAGCGACTTTGAGTATTATAGGTTTGTAAAAAATCGTGAAATTTTACATAATCCATTTGCTCTAAAATCAGGGCAAAATTTAAAAAAAGAAAACATCATTTTAAGCGTAGGTAGGCTTGAGGCAGTAAAAGGATATGATATTTATTTTAAAGCACTTGCAAAGATTGATAAAAATTTGCTTTTAGGCTGGAAAGTGCAAATAGCTGGCGATGGAAGTTTGGCTAAAGAGTTAAAGGATATGGCTAAAGACTTAGGGCTTGATGTGCAGTTTTTAGGGCATGTTAGCGATATCGCACCGCTTTATGAAAGAGCAAAAATTTTTGTTATAAGCTCAAGAAGTGAAGGGCTTTCAAATGTATTAATTGAAGCGGGAAATTTTGGATGTGTGAGAGTTTCAAGCGATACTGTTGGTGGGCTTGAGCTTATAAAAAATGGTATAAATGGCATACTTTTTGAAAATGGCAATGACGATGAGCTAGCTAGTATGCTTACTGAAATTTTACAAGATAGTGCTTTACAAAGTAAGATAGGTGAGCAGGCAAAGCGTGATGCTAGCGAATTTTCGCAAGAAAAAATAATGGCAAAATGGGATAAATTTATAGATAGGGTTATGAAAAAATGA
- a CDS encoding glycosyltransferase, which produces MKKLSVFLYSMGPGGAERVISNLLPFLAQNYEVHLVLMSEVIAYDLPGEVKVHFIEKSDPYESSMSKNLRLLFALPLLTLKYKKLCEQLGIDTHFVVMNRPCYIALMARILGLKGNFVIQEGSCPSRIYKNGISGFVNRILTRWLYPKADFILANAQGNADDLTQNFATPKDKTKVLYNALNLEAINELKNEPLDSEFRPFFINIGRLDSGKNQAMLIRSIAKINDAHATLGILGKGPLQNELENLIKELGVSERVRLLKTDKNPFRHIANSSAFVCASRFEGFSNVLIEALACKKTLISTDHQTGARELLGDNRYGILVPVDDENAMREAMIKVLQSPEIRQKYESIAYERAKDFDGKKIADELMRYLEN; this is translated from the coding sequence ATGAAAAAATTAAGTGTATTTTTGTATTCGATGGGTCCTGGTGGCGCAGAGCGTGTGATCTCAAATTTATTGCCATTTTTAGCCCAAAATTACGAGGTGCATTTGGTGTTAATGAGTGAGGTTATAGCGTATGATTTGCCAGGCGAAGTTAAGGTGCATTTTATCGAAAAGAGCGATCCTTATGAAAGTAGCATGAGTAAAAATTTACGCTTACTTTTTGCTTTGCCATTACTAACATTAAAGTATAAAAAACTATGTGAACAACTTGGCATAGATACACACTTTGTTGTGATGAACCGTCCTTGTTATATCGCGTTAATGGCTAGAATTTTAGGGCTAAAAGGCAACTTTGTTATCCAAGAAGGAAGCTGCCCTAGTAGGATCTATAAGAATGGAATAAGTGGTTTTGTTAATCGCATTTTAACGCGCTGGCTCTATCCAAAGGCAGATTTTATCTTAGCTAACGCACAGGGTAATGCTGATGATTTAACGCAAAATTTTGCCACTCCAAAAGATAAAACAAAAGTACTTTATAACGCTTTAAATTTAGAGGCTATAAATGAGCTTAAAAACGAGCCTTTAGATAGCGAGTTTAGACCATTTTTTATAAATATTGGTCGTCTTGATAGTGGCAAAAATCAAGCCATGTTAATACGCTCCATAGCAAAGATAAACGATGCTCATGCAACGCTTGGAATTTTAGGCAAAGGACCTTTGCAAAACGAGCTTGAAAACCTGATAAAAGAGCTTGGAGTTAGTGAGCGTGTAAGGCTACTTAAAACGGATAAAAACCCATTTCGACACATTGCAAACTCCAGTGCTTTTGTCTGTGCGTCAAGGTTTGAGGGCTTTTCAAATGTGCTAATAGAAGCCTTGGCATGCAAAAAAACTCTAATATCAACCGATCATCAAACTGGAGCAAGGGAGCTTTTGGGTGATAATCGGTATGGAATTTTAGTTCCAGTGGACGATGAAAATGCCATGCGAGAAGCGATGATAAAAGTCTTACAAAGCCCAGAAATACGGCAAAAATATGAAAGCATAGCTTATGAGAGAGCTAAGGATTTTGACGGCAAAAAGATAGCAGATGAGCTTATGAGATATTTGGAGAATTAA